A region from the Spirochaetota bacterium genome encodes:
- the flgG gene encoding flagellar basal-body rod protein FlgG, with protein MIRSLWIGASGMSSQQVNIDVISNNLANVNTYGFKKGRAEFEDLLYQKLYMAGTTIEEETVRPVGMMVGYGSKVSATQKLFHQGALEHTGNKLDIAIAGEGFFRVQLPDGSFAYTRDGSFKIDENGQVVTSQGYRIVPEIILPDGFIYESINITPQGKIFVKTYDNDIPVLIGQIDLYRFVNPAGLDAIGENLFKETPNSGRAIRGMPNIDGFGTVRQGYLEMSNVNLVDEMVQMIVAQRAYEFNSKSVQTSDSLLQTAIGMKR; from the coding sequence ATGATAAGGTCATTATGGATAGGTGCTTCTGGCATGAGTTCCCAACAAGTAAACATAGATGTGATATCAAATAACCTAGCCAATGTCAATACATACGGTTTTAAAAAAGGTAGAGCAGAATTTGAAGATTTATTATACCAGAAGCTTTATATGGCTGGAACTACAATTGAAGAAGAAACTGTAAGACCAGTTGGAATGATGGTAGGATATGGTTCTAAAGTTTCAGCAACTCAAAAACTTTTTCACCAAGGAGCTTTAGAACATACAGGAAATAAATTAGATATTGCTATTGCAGGAGAAGGTTTTTTCAGAGTACAACTACCAGATGGAAGCTTCGCATATACAAGAGATGGTTCTTTTAAAATCGATGAAAACGGTCAAGTTGTTACATCTCAAGGTTATCGAATTGTACCAGAAATCATTCTTCCCGATGGATTTATTTACGAATCAATAAATATAACTCCACAAGGTAAAATTTTTGTAAAAACTTATGATAACGATATACCTGTATTAATTGGGCAAATTGATCTATATAGATTTGTTAACCCAGCAGGACTTGATGCAATAGGAGAAAATTTATTTAAAGAAACCCCAAACTCAGGAAGAGCTATTAGAGGTATGCCAAATATTGATGGATTTGGTACTGTTAGACAAGGATATCTTGAAATGTCAAATGTAAATCTTGTAGATGAAATGGTTCAAATGATAGTTGCACAAAGAGCATATGAATTTAATTCAAAATCTGTTCAAACTTCAGATTCTTTGCTACAAACTGCAATTGGAATGAAAAGATAA
- a CDS encoding flagellar hook-basal body protein — protein sequence MVRGIYTSASGMITQAEKIATISNNLANVNTTSYKEEQLIFKEFPQMLLRRMNDKVLVFDFGSVDVAPIVGKVGTGVEVNEKFINYSQGNLLKTENKLDIALLREGFFSVETPYGIFYTRNGELNLDSEGYIVTKDGFKVLGEKGYINVLDKDFIIDRFGQIFVKDFNKSEYSYLDKILFYNFPEIKYAEKIGNSMYRETQYSGVPYLINNKDMHVLSGYLETANVNPIIEMVRLIEAQRAFEANSKALTSHDMLAEKTVNQVGVVR from the coding sequence ATGGTTAGAGGAATTTACACATCTGCCTCTGGAATGATCACACAAGCTGAAAAAATAGCAACTATTTCAAATAACCTTGCAAATGTCAATACTACATCTTATAAGGAAGAACAATTAATATTTAAAGAATTCCCTCAAATGCTCCTAAGAAGAATGAATGATAAAGTTTTAGTTTTTGACTTTGGTTCAGTTGATGTTGCTCCTATAGTTGGAAAAGTTGGTACAGGTGTTGAAGTTAATGAAAAATTCATAAACTATAGTCAAGGTAATTTACTCAAAACTGAAAATAAACTTGACATTGCCTTACTTAGAGAAGGATTTTTCTCAGTTGAAACTCCTTATGGAATATTTTATACAAGAAATGGTGAATTAAATCTTGATAGTGAAGGTTATATAGTTACAAAGGATGGATTTAAAGTTTTAGGCGAAAAAGGCTATATAAATGTTTTAGATAAAGATTTTATAATTGATAGATTTGGTCAAATATTTGTTAAAGATTTTAACAAATCTGAATATTCGTATCTTGATAAAATTTTATTCTACAATTTCCCTGAAATTAAATATGCTGAAAAAATTGGTAATTCAATGTATAGAGAAACTCAATATTCTGGTGTTCCCTATTTAATTAATAATAAAGATATGCATGTTCTTTCAGGTTATCTAGAAACAGCAAATGTTAATCCAATAATTGAAATGGTAAGACTTATAGAAGCTCAAAGAGCTTTTGAAGCTAATTCTAAAGCATTAACATCTCACGATATGCTTGCAGAAAAAACGGTAAATCAAGTTGGTGTAGTTAGATAA